The genome window ACGTAGAGGTCGCGCGCAACCTGGGCGCGCCGCCGGGAGCGAAGTAGTCTCAGCTATCCGCGATAGTCGCGGTGCCAGAGCTCGAGATATTCGACTGCGTTCCGGCGGATGTCTTCGAGCTCCTCTTCGCTCATCTTCCTGACCGGCTTGGCGGGCACACCCATCACCAGCCAGCCGGCGGGCACGACCTTGCCCTGCGGGACCACGGCGCCCGCGCCCACCTGCGCGCCTTCTTCCACGACGGCCCCCGTCAGCACGACCGCGCCGATGCCGATGCGGACGTTGTCCATGATGGTGCAGGCGTGGACCACGCAGCGGTGGCCGATGGTGACGTTGGCGCCCACGATGCAGGGAAACTCCGGGGTGACGTGGAGCACGGAGTTGTCCTGGACGTTGGAGTTGCGCCCGAGCGTGACGTAGTTGTCCTGGTCGCCGCGGAGGACGGTCAGCGGCCAGACGCTGGCGCCCTCCTCGATGGTGACGTCGCCGATGACCTGGGCGGAGGGATCGACCCAGGCGCCCGGGTGGACGCGCGGGGTGCGGCCGGGAACGCTGCGGATCATGCGGGCGTCTACTTCCCGGTCCAGCGGGGCTTCCGCTTCTCGAGGAAGGCGCTCATGC of Candidatus Methylomirabilota bacterium contains these proteins:
- a CDS encoding gamma carbonic anhydrase family protein, with protein sequence MIRSVPGRTPRVHPGAWVDPSAQVIGDVTIEEGASVWPLTVLRGDQDNYVTLGRNSNVQDNSVLHVTPEFPCIVGANVTIGHRCVVHACTIMDNVRIGIGAVVLTGAVVEEGAQVGAGAVVPQGKVVPAGWLVMGVPAKPVRKMSEEELEDIRRNAVEYLELWHRDYRG